One Camelus ferus isolate YT-003-E chromosome 21, BCGSAC_Cfer_1.0, whole genome shotgun sequence genomic region harbors:
- the GPR52 gene encoding G-protein coupled receptor 52, whose product MNESGWTEWRSLNTSSGILNVSERHSCPLGFGHYSMVDVCIFETVVIVLLTFLIIAGNLTVIFVFHCAPLLHHYTTSYFIQTMAYADLFVGVSCLVPTLSLLHYSTGIHESLTCQVFGYIISVLKSVSMACLACISVDRYLAITKPLSYNQLVTPCRLRICIILIWIYSCLIFLPSFFGWGKPGYHGDIFEWCASSWLTSAYFTGFIVCLLYAPAAFVVCFTYFHIFKICRQHTKEINDRRARFPSHEVDSSGETGHSPDRRYAMVLFRITSVFYMLWLPYIIYFLLESSRVLDNPTLSFLTTWLAISNSFCNCVIYSLSNSVFRLGLRRLSETMCTSCMCVKDQEARDPKPRKRANSCSI is encoded by the coding sequence ATGAATGAATCCGGGTGGACTGAATGGAGGAGCCTGAACACGAGCAGTGGCATTTTGAATGTGTCTGAACGTCACTCCTGCCCGCTTGGATTTGGCCACTACAGTATGGTGGATGTCTGCATCTTTGAGACAGTTGTTATTGTCTTGCTGACGTTTCTGATCATTGCTGGGAACTTAACGGTCATCTTTGTCTTTCACTGTGCTCCACTCTTACACCATTATACAACCAGCTATTTCATTCAGACGATGGCATATGCTGACCTTTTCGTTGGAGTTAGCTGCTTGGTTCCTACTCTCTCACTTCTCCACTACTCTACAGGTATTCACGAGTCACTGACTTGCCAGGTTTTTGGATATATCATCTCAGTTCTAAAAAGTGTTTCTATGGCATGTCTGGCTTGCATAAGTGTGGATCGCTATCTTGCAATAACCAAGCCTCTTTCCTACAATCAACTGGTCACCCCTTGCCGTCTGagaatttgcattattttaatctGGATCTACTCTTGCCTaattttcttgccttccttttttgGCTGGGGGAAACCTGGTTACCACGGAGACATTTTTGAGTGGTGTGCCTCCTCTTGGCTCACCAGTGCCTATTTTACTGGctttattgtttgtttactttATGCTCCTGCTGCCTTTGTTGTCTGCTTCACTTACttccacattttcaaaatttgcCGGCAGCACACCAAAGAGATAAATGACCGGAGGGCCCGATTCCCTAGCCACGAGGTGGATTCCTCTGGAGAGACTGGACACAGCCCCGACCGTCGCTACGCTATGGTTTTGTTTCGGATAACCAGTGTGTTTTACATGCTGTGGCTCCCCTATATCATTTACTTTCTTCTAGAAAGCTCCCGCGTCTTGGACAATCCAACACTGTCCTTCCTAACAACCTGGCTTGCTATAAGTAATAGTTTTTGTAACTGTGTAATATACAGCCTTTCCAACAGTGTTTTCCGGCTAGGCCTCCGAAGACTTTCTGAGACGATGTGCACATCTTGTATGTGTGTGAAGGATCAGGAAGCACGAGACCCCAAACCTAGGAAACGGGCTAATTCCTGCTCCATTTGA